CAATTTCAGCCGTTCCCGTCGATGTCCTCTTTTCAGTCTTCAGTTTATATACAAGACCCATAAGCTGAATGGCGATCAGCGGTGTCAAAGCAACCAGCGCAACCACGCCGAACGCATCAGTCATCAGATTTCCGCCAAGCGCCTCACAAACGCCGATGCTGAGAGGCAGCAGAAATGTCGAGGTCATCGGGCCGCTGGCGACGCCGCCGGAGTCAAATGCAATACCGATAAAAATATCCGGAACAAAACGGGACAGCACCAGAGCGATGAGGTATCCTGGGATCACAAACCATTGAATAGAGATCCCGGTAAGAACACGAAGCATTGCCAGCCCCACGCTCACGGCTACACCGATCGACATGCAGCGGTTCATCATTTTTACGGAGATAGCGCCGTTTGTAACAGTCTCTACCTGATGGTTCAGCACTTGGATGGCAGGTTCGGCCTTTACGATATAATAACCGATCAGCATACCGATGGGGATCAAAATCCAACGGAAGGACACCCCGGTCAGCTCTTTGCCGAGATAGGAGCCGAGCGGTGCAAAGCCGACATTGGCTCCGCAAAGGAACAGCACCAGACCGATGTATGTATACGCAAAGCCAACGGCAATGCGCTTGATCTGCCGCTTTTGGTAACGGCGGGTCATCATTTGGAAAATCAGAAACACCGCAATGATCGGCAGCAGCGATACAAGGACTTCTTTGGCATACAGCGGTAGACCTTGTGCAAACACACGGGCAACATCCTGGGTGGTGACGACAGTCGCCACATCGGTGAGCGTATACGCAGCCTCAGTCGGTTTGTAGAAACAACCGAGGATCAAAACGGCGAGAATCGGCCCGACACTGGAAAGCGCAACCAATCCGAAGCTGTCGCTGGCTGCATTTTTATCGCTCCGCACAGAGGCAAGCCCGACGCCCATTGCCATAATGAACGGTACGGTCATAGGACCGGTGGTAACGCCGCCCGAATCAAATGCCACAGCCAGAAACTCCTTCGGCACGAACAGCGATATAAGGATGAGCGCCGCATAGCAGATGATCAGCAGCAGGGGCAAGCTGATCTTATAGCGGATACGGACGATTGCCAGCGCAAGAAACAAGCCGACGCCGATTGCTACCGTCATAATCAGCACGGCATTGGGAACGGAGGGCACCTGACCGGCAAGGACCTGCAGATCCGGCTCGGATACGGTAATGATGACGCCCATAACAAAGCCGGTCAGCAAAACCGTTATAAGCTTTTTCATTTTCGAGATCTGCACGCCGACGCCTTCTCCGATCGGCGTCATCGCCATCTCTGCGCCGAGCTGGAAAAATCCCATTCCGACGATCAGCATGACCGCTCCGGTAAGGAACATAACAATGCTGCCAAGCTCCATCGGAACCAAGAAAATACTGAGCATCAGAACAATTCCGGTGATTGGAAGAACGGCGGAGAGTGACTCTTTGATTTTTTCTTTCAGTTTCAGATTCAATTTTGTGCTCTCCTTTTAACAGAGAGTTATTTTTTGCATTCCGCAAGCATCATAATGCCCTCAGCGATGAAAACAATACCGGTAAAGATGAACACCCAGGAGACGGTACCGCCTTGGTTCAGCAGGAGACAGATGCCGGCAGCAAGACCGATGACCGGCTTTGCATAGGTGCGAAGCTTTTGCACAGTACTCATGGA
The genomic region above belongs to Vescimonas coprocola and contains:
- a CDS encoding DUF1538 domain-containing protein, producing the protein MNLKLKEKIKESLSAVLPITGIVLMLSIFLVPMELGSIVMFLTGAVMLIVGMGFFQLGAEMAMTPIGEGVGVQISKMKKLITVLLTGFVMGVIITVSEPDLQVLAGQVPSVPNAVLIMTVAIGVGLFLALAIVRIRYKISLPLLLIICYAALILISLFVPKEFLAVAFDSGGVTTGPMTVPFIMAMGVGLASVRSDKNAASDSFGLVALSSVGPILAVLILGCFYKPTEAAYTLTDVATVVTTQDVARVFAQGLPLYAKEVLVSLLPIIAVFLIFQMMTRRYQKRQIKRIAVGFAYTYIGLVLFLCGANVGFAPLGSYLGKELTGVSFRWILIPIGMLIGYYIVKAEPAIQVLNHQVETVTNGAISVKMMNRCMSIGVAVSVGLAMLRVLTGISIQWFVIPGYLIALVLSRFVPDIFIGIAFDSGGVASGPMTSTFLLPLSIGVCEALGGNLMTDAFGVVALVALTPLIAIQLMGLVYKLKTEKRTSTGTAEIADDCDAIVDLEEGE